One genomic window of Thalassolituus hydrocarboniclasticus includes the following:
- the gspN gene encoding type II secretion system protein N, which yields MFKAIWTARWFVVLGVLTFIFVLVINTPLHFVWRYVEPQAGRLPLKIEQVSGTLWEGRMRFAVPQLRDLGSLDARWQLSPLALLAGRADFDFSVLGDGVRLKSAARIGLDQQLQILGADGYLNADKIQRLLSRNRVSVAGEFELNRLLASVNLQTRQFSDVSGRLVYSGGEVGFPVDNKPIRATMPMLIGTLGMEPEKAVLNIETTEGQALIQGFMQQDGWGGIAIRRRFLDVLGQKWPAEATEETVIFEVSHKVL from the coding sequence ATGTTCAAAGCCATTTGGACGGCCCGCTGGTTTGTAGTGCTGGGCGTTTTAACCTTCATTTTTGTTCTTGTCATCAATACACCGCTGCATTTTGTCTGGCGTTATGTTGAGCCACAGGCAGGGCGCTTGCCGTTAAAAATTGAGCAGGTGTCCGGTACCTTGTGGGAAGGACGTATGCGTTTTGCTGTTCCGCAACTGCGGGATCTGGGCAGTCTCGATGCCCGCTGGCAGCTTAGCCCTCTGGCGTTACTGGCTGGTCGCGCCGATTTTGACTTCAGCGTGCTGGGCGATGGTGTGCGTTTAAAGAGCGCCGCCCGCATTGGTCTGGATCAGCAATTGCAGATTCTCGGCGCCGATGGTTATCTCAACGCGGACAAAATTCAGCGTCTGCTGAGCCGTAACCGGGTATCGGTCGCCGGCGAGTTTGAACTGAACCGCCTGCTGGCCAGTGTCAATCTGCAGACCCGGCAATTCTCCGATGTCTCCGGCCGACTGGTGTACAGCGGTGGAGAGGTCGGCTTCCCGGTAGATAACAAGCCTATCCGCGCCACCATGCCGATGCTGATTGGCACTTTGGGGATGGAGCCGGAAAAAGCTGTGCTGAACATTGAAACAACAGAGGGCCAGGCACTGATCCAGGGCTTTATGCAGCAGGACGGCTGGGGCGGGATCGCTATCCGCCGGCGTTTTCTGGATGTGTTAGGACAGAAGTGGCCAGCCGAAGCCACCGAAGAAACAGTAATTTTTGAAGTGTCTCATAAGGTTCTGTAA
- a CDS encoding DUF2846 domain-containing protein codes for MIKIVSLGLSSVLLSLLLGGCTIHQSIGDSFGSYVSEPDGQPFKAVGYRWDYENTALIYVYRPATQWSMDELETPSFNVNDERLFNIKGGGYTWYEMEPGEYDVIIRRGLLGLEGVGDFVIKRVAQLRLDVKPGKVYYLRYSEIDPPTVEPDLEDIPLGDGPLQLVAPSIALAELPVTKMIHHGRDRLKPRPVAEDEMAEQVFGGSADADSEEVSDESGAKAKPRTKAEEWWPF; via the coding sequence ATGATAAAAATCGTCTCGCTTGGTCTTTCTTCCGTGCTGCTGTCGTTGCTGCTGGGCGGATGTACCATCCATCAATCCATTGGTGACAGTTTCGGCTCCTACGTATCCGAGCCGGATGGACAGCCTTTTAAAGCCGTCGGCTATCGCTGGGATTATGAAAATACAGCCCTCATTTACGTTTATCGTCCGGCTACCCAGTGGTCGATGGATGAGCTGGAAACTCCGAGCTTTAATGTGAATGATGAGCGCCTGTTCAATATTAAGGGCGGCGGTTACACCTGGTATGAAATGGAGCCGGGGGAATACGATGTCATCATCCGCCGCGGTCTGCTCGGGCTTGAAGGTGTTGGCGACTTTGTAATTAAACGGGTGGCGCAGCTCAGACTCGATGTTAAGCCCGGTAAAGTGTATTACCTGCGTTATTCTGAGATAGACCCGCCAACCGTTGAGCCGGATCTGGAAGATATCCCTCTCGGGGATGGACCATTACAGCTGGTGGCGCCAAGTATTGCTCTGGCAGAGTTGCCGGTAACTAAAATGATTCATCATGGTCGTGATCGTCTTAAACCACGTCCGGTGGCAGAAGATGAAATGGCTGAGCAGGTCTTCGGTGGCAGCGCTGATGCCGATAGCGAAGAGGTGAGCGATGAATCCGGCGCCAAAGCCAAGCCTAGAACTAAAGCCGAGGAGTGGTGGCCGTTCTAG
- the gspD gene encoding type II secretion system secretin GspD — MLKQWAFVIMLLVSAVTQAAQDSWQINLKEADIGAFISQVADITGKSFVVDPRVKGKVNVLSSEAMNKEGVYELFLSVLQVQGYVAVPAGDVILIVQQNEVKQQGRDLDEKVAVDSQELLTKVIMIKNTPALDLVPILRPLVAKYGHLAGVKSANALIISDHAANIQRIEQIIDRLDKSGSEELEVIQLKEAWVGNVVTMLQSLDPAKVSQGTAANANENTAGSIRVVADERSNRLIVKGEKSARERIRKLIEELDQPSYFSGSAKVIRLQYADAKKLSELLKNLMSDASSAADKDATQAKGKAGIHADEELNALVVRAEPSLMKEIEELVAALDVRRAQVLIESAIVEVTGDITDALGVQWATGNLDAPVAGTNFSNSGPSLSTIATGIATGNPAAAIGSGLTIGGYHEVNGEVDFGVILQALASNSLTNLLSTPSIMTLDNQEAEIIVGQTVPFRTGSTASSSNTNPFTTIDRKDVGISLKVKPHIHDGEAIRLEVEATAESVSQTTIDGSADLITNKRSIKTMILSENEETIVLGGLIRDDIREVESKVPLLGDIPLLGWLFKSKSVTQVKSNLMVFLRPTIVNNTGVARKLTEDKYNGIWEFSLSDRLGQEDVDAQLEKLFQGLPVNRDKE, encoded by the coding sequence GTGTTAAAGCAGTGGGCATTCGTCATTATGCTGTTGGTCAGCGCCGTAACACAGGCCGCGCAGGACAGCTGGCAGATTAATCTGAAAGAAGCGGATATCGGCGCCTTTATCAGTCAGGTCGCTGATATTACCGGTAAAAGCTTTGTGGTCGATCCGCGGGTTAAAGGCAAAGTAAACGTGCTTTCCAGCGAAGCGATGAACAAAGAAGGCGTTTACGAGCTGTTTTTGTCCGTGTTGCAGGTACAGGGCTATGTTGCCGTACCGGCTGGTGACGTAATCCTGATTGTGCAACAGAACGAAGTGAAGCAGCAGGGACGTGATCTGGATGAAAAAGTCGCCGTCGACAGCCAGGAGCTGCTGACCAAAGTTATTATGATTAAGAACACCCCGGCGCTCGATCTGGTACCGATTCTGCGTCCGCTGGTGGCTAAATATGGTCATCTGGCCGGGGTTAAATCCGCCAATGCCCTGATTATTTCTGATCATGCCGCCAATATTCAGCGTATCGAACAGATCATTGACCGTCTGGATAAATCCGGCAGCGAAGAGCTGGAGGTCATCCAGCTGAAAGAGGCCTGGGTTGGTAACGTGGTTACCATGCTGCAGAGTCTCGATCCGGCCAAGGTGTCACAGGGGACAGCTGCCAACGCCAACGAAAATACCGCCGGTTCCATTCGTGTGGTAGCTGACGAGCGCAGTAACCGCCTGATCGTAAAAGGTGAGAAAAGCGCCCGTGAACGTATCCGTAAACTGATCGAAGAACTGGATCAGCCATCCTATTTCTCCGGCAGCGCCAAGGTTATCCGTCTGCAGTATGCCGATGCGAAAAAACTGTCTGAGCTGCTGAAAAACCTGATGTCTGATGCCTCTTCCGCCGCCGATAAAGATGCTACTCAGGCGAAAGGTAAGGCCGGTATTCATGCCGATGAAGAGCTGAATGCGCTGGTGGTTCGCGCTGAGCCCTCTCTGATGAAAGAAATTGAAGAGCTGGTTGCTGCGCTGGATGTGCGCCGTGCACAGGTGCTTATTGAGTCTGCGATTGTTGAGGTTACCGGCGATATCACTGATGCGCTGGGCGTGCAGTGGGCGACCGGTAATCTGGATGCGCCGGTTGCAGGTACCAACTTCTCCAATTCCGGCCCGTCGCTGAGCACCATTGCGACAGGAATTGCGACCGGTAATCCGGCGGCTGCCATCGGTAGCGGTCTGACCATCGGTGGTTATCATGAAGTAAATGGTGAGGTCGATTTTGGTGTGATTCTGCAGGCACTGGCGAGTAATAGTCTGACCAACCTGCTGTCGACGCCGAGCATCATGACGCTGGATAACCAGGAAGCAGAAATTATTGTCGGCCAGACCGTTCCTTTCCGCACCGGCTCGACCGCCTCAAGCAGCAATACCAACCCCTTTACCACCATTGACCGTAAAGACGTGGGTATTTCACTCAAGGTTAAACCGCACATTCACGATGGCGAAGCCATTCGTCTGGAAGTGGAAGCAACCGCTGAATCAGTATCGCAAACCACCATCGATGGCAGTGCCGACCTGATCACCAACAAGCGTTCCATTAAAACCATGATTTTGTCGGAAAACGAAGAAACCATCGTGCTGGGTGGTCTGATCCGTGACGATATCCGTGAAGTGGAAAGCAAAGTACCATTGCTGGGCGATATTCCACTGCTGGGCTGGTTGTTTAAGTCGAAGTCGGTCACTCAGGTAAAGAGTAACCTGATGGTTTTCCTGCGCCCGACCATTGTTAACAATACCGGCGTTGCGCGTAAACTGACGGAAGATAAATACAATGGCATCTGGGAGTTCAGTCTGTCGGATAGACTTGGCCAGGAAGATGTTGATGCTCAGTTAGAAAAACTGTTTCAGGGTTTACCGGTTAATCGCGATAAAGAGTAA
- the djlA gene encoding co-chaperone DjlA, giving the protein MNFWFGKAMGAVIGLFSGGPFGLLVGAFAGHLFDQTLGKVLLGHEPSAVAGSHNERAQVQQVFFRATFRVMGRLAKADGRVSEQEIDAASHIMDQMGLTGPQRNNAIQFFTEGKDPDVDLMPDLNRLRELFAQRAGLAQMFLEIQLSVAYADGRLSIEERRLFDRICRALDIGAFQFEWINGRVQAAMRGAGQRQQQSRPGAQPQSQLRDAYTVLGVTPEATDDELKKAYRRLMSQHHPDKLVAKGLPEEMMKLAKEKTQEIQTAYDLVRKARA; this is encoded by the coding sequence ATGAATTTCTGGTTTGGTAAAGCCATGGGCGCAGTGATTGGCCTGTTCAGCGGCGGCCCTTTTGGTTTGCTGGTCGGCGCCTTTGCCGGGCATCTGTTTGACCAGACGTTGGGGAAGGTGTTGCTTGGCCATGAGCCTTCGGCAGTTGCCGGCAGCCACAACGAACGGGCGCAGGTGCAGCAGGTGTTCTTTCGCGCGACTTTCCGTGTGATGGGACGGCTGGCCAAGGCCGACGGCCGGGTCAGCGAGCAGGAAATTGATGCCGCCAGCCATATCATGGATCAGATGGGGCTGACCGGGCCGCAGCGTAATAATGCGATTCAGTTTTTCACCGAAGGCAAAGACCCGGATGTGGATTTAATGCCGGATCTGAACCGGTTGCGTGAGCTGTTCGCCCAGCGTGCTGGACTGGCGCAGATGTTTCTCGAAATTCAGCTCAGCGTGGCTTATGCCGATGGTCGCCTGTCGATTGAAGAGCGGCGTCTGTTTGACCGCATCTGCCGCGCGCTGGATATCGGTGCTTTTCAGTTTGAATGGATTAATGGCCGGGTGCAGGCGGCGATGCGCGGTGCCGGTCAGCGCCAGCAGCAGTCGCGGCCGGGTGCGCAGCCACAAAGTCAGTTGCGCGATGCCTACACCGTACTGGGCGTTACCCCCGAGGCAACCGACGATGAACTGAAAAAAGCCTATCGCCGTTTAATGAGTCAGCATCATCCCGACAAGCTGGTGGCCAAAGGTTTACCGGAAGAAATGATGAAACTGGCGAAAGAAAAAACCCAGGAAATCCAGACCGCTTACGATCTGGTGCGCAAAGCGCGGGCTTAA
- a CDS encoding type II secretion system protein N yields the protein MSWQRWTLVLGKTALTVLLSWQLAHLTWLIVAPEPLLLKAPSQARDGAQNSGMLSGAGQYHLFGDVTAEPVQAVAKEVDAPDTRLRLQLLGVTRSSRAEASSAIIAPKGGLGEFYRIGDAVQGRTRLAGVYDDKVILDTNGKLETLKFDEESSAGISARAVSAPRAEVKRSGSLRERFKQVRSPSEFMNMVTEEVAGDAEGAMREMGLEAIGSGQGYRVQAGSVLTALQMQPGDIVLSVNGQALGDPQSDQQLLQQVSSEGNARIEVQRGNSRFVVNHKIN from the coding sequence ATGAGCTGGCAGCGCTGGACGCTGGTGCTGGGCAAGACTGCCCTGACCGTCCTGTTATCCTGGCAGCTTGCGCATCTGACCTGGCTTATTGTGGCGCCGGAGCCGTTGCTGCTGAAAGCGCCGTCGCAGGCCCGTGATGGAGCACAAAACAGCGGCATGCTGAGTGGCGCGGGCCAGTATCACCTGTTCGGTGATGTAACGGCAGAGCCGGTTCAGGCGGTCGCCAAAGAGGTCGATGCACCGGATACCCGCTTGCGTCTGCAGCTTTTGGGCGTTACCCGCAGTTCCCGTGCCGAAGCATCCAGTGCCATTATTGCGCCGAAAGGCGGCCTCGGAGAATTCTACCGCATCGGTGATGCGGTACAGGGGCGCACACGTCTGGCCGGCGTCTATGATGATAAAGTCATCCTCGATACCAACGGCAAACTCGAAACCCTGAAATTCGATGAAGAATCCAGTGCCGGCATCAGCGCCCGCGCTGTGAGTGCCCCGCGTGCCGAGGTAAAACGCAGTGGCTCTTTGCGTGAGCGCTTCAAACAGGTTCGCAGCCCGTCAGAATTTATGAATATGGTTACCGAAGAGGTTGCCGGAGATGCGGAAGGGGCCATGCGTGAAATGGGTCTGGAAGCCATTGGCTCAGGTCAGGGCTACCGTGTACAAGCCGGCTCCGTTCTGACGGCACTGCAGATGCAGCCCGGAGATATTGTACTGTCGGTTAACGGACAGGCGCTGGGAGATCCGCAGAGTGATCAGCAGTTATTGCAACAGGTCAGCAGTGAAGGTAACGCACGCATTGAAGTGCAGCGTGGCAACAGCCGTTTTGTTGTTAATCACAAGATTAATTAA
- the sodB gene encoding superoxide dismutase [Fe], whose translation MAFELPALPYAKDALEPHISAETLDFHHGKHHNTYVVKLNGLIGGTEFEGKTLEEIIKTSSGGVFNNAAQIWNHTFYWNSLSPNGGGEPTGAVADAINASFGSFADFQAKFNDMAVNNFGSSWTWLVKKADGALDIVNTSNAATPITEGLTPLITVDLWEHAYYIDYRNVRPDYLKGFWALVNWEFANANFAA comes from the coding sequence ATGGCATTTGAATTACCAGCCCTGCCGTACGCAAAAGACGCACTGGAACCACACATTTCTGCCGAAACCCTGGATTTCCACCACGGCAAGCACCACAACACCTACGTGGTTAAGCTGAATGGCCTGATCGGCGGCACTGAGTTTGAAGGCAAAACTCTGGAAGAAATCATCAAAACTTCTTCCGGTGGCGTATTCAACAACGCAGCTCAGATCTGGAACCACACCTTCTACTGGAACAGCCTGAGCCCGAACGGCGGTGGCGAGCCTACTGGCGCTGTTGCTGATGCGATCAACGCTTCTTTTGGCTCTTTTGCTGATTTCCAGGCCAAATTCAACGATATGGCTGTTAACAACTTCGGTTCAAGCTGGACCTGGCTGGTGAAAAAAGCTGACGGCGCTCTGGACATTGTTAACACGTCCAACGCTGCAACCCCGATCACCGAAGGCCTGACTCCACTGATCACTGTTGACCTGTGGGAACACGCTTACTACATCGATTACCGCAACGTACGTCCTGATTACCTGAAAGGTTTCTGGGCTCTGGTTAACTGGGAATTCGCCAACGCGAACTTCGCTGCTTAA
- a CDS encoding GIY-YIG nuclease family protein, producing MSLSSQDSDHCWKLYLVRMASGQLYCGISTDVERRFAEHCANGAKTARALRGRGPLALVYQTEVGAHGDALRAEMRVKKLPKAEKEKLVRGERPLP from the coding sequence GTGTCTTTGTCGTCTCAGGATTCTGATCACTGCTGGAAGCTGTATCTTGTCCGCATGGCCAGTGGTCAGCTGTATTGTGGCATCAGCACCGATGTAGAACGGCGCTTCGCTGAACATTGCGCTAATGGCGCTAAAACCGCACGTGCCCTGCGTGGTCGCGGACCTCTGGCGCTGGTTTATCAGACTGAGGTGGGTGCTCATGGCGATGCACTGCGGGCGGAAATGCGGGTGAAAAAGCTGCCTAAGGCGGAAAAAGAGAAACTGGTGCGCGGCGAACGTCCCTTGCCCTGA
- the arfB gene encoding alternative ribosome rescue aminoacyl-tRNA hydrolase ArfB, giving the protein MNDITDPLFISHSVSIPWSDIDMTAIRAQGAGGQNVNKVSSAIHLRFSVQASNLPEFYKEKLLELRDQRITQDGVIIIKAQQYRTQEQNRLDALTRLQQLIQSVTKVQAKRIATRPTRSAKKKRVDSKTKRGAIKNMRGKVKDF; this is encoded by the coding sequence ATGAACGATATTACCGACCCGCTGTTTATCAGCCACAGCGTCAGCATTCCCTGGTCTGACATCGATATGACCGCGATACGCGCCCAGGGCGCCGGCGGTCAGAACGTGAATAAAGTGTCCAGCGCCATTCATCTGCGCTTTAGCGTTCAGGCATCCAACCTACCGGAATTTTATAAAGAAAAACTGTTAGAACTGCGTGATCAGCGCATCACTCAGGACGGCGTTATTATTATCAAAGCGCAGCAATACCGCACACAGGAACAGAACCGGCTGGATGCCCTGACCCGCTTACAGCAATTAATTCAGAGCGTAACCAAAGTTCAGGCCAAACGCATCGCCACCCGTCCGACCCGTTCCGCGAAAAAGAAACGGGTCGACAGTAAAACCAAACGCGGTGCGATTAAAAATATGCGCGGCAAGGTGAAGGATTTCTGA
- a CDS encoding neutral/alkaline non-lysosomal ceramidase N-terminal domain-containing protein — MRVLLSLLTLVSLTGCAATQEIFVPQPAAQSVATEKSATAGAVSVDITPPPGMPMGGYSVMANRGQGFRTRIKARVVYINDGKGQSVALVQTDLTAASLLLQHEVAARVAEKTGLKPGDIAITASHSHSAPVNFFDNDFYNKHMSSGQWLEPDFLEFAASRISAGIIQAYESRRPAKIATGKKDIYGYNRNRALDSYVLNSDVQGVDLDDPQAKFEAVNPSLYMVRVDVRDDDGQYKPLGAFSSFSVHATALSVPVEVYNADLFAYAQKDLEWTIRSRYKTTWPVVHALSTGTQGDMAPALEEHGDNYFGHFDVDWKAAKKLGQGIGAEAISLFESLGSQLSGDIQLASAARELNIREHNKAGDVAICEDGAVGNTVAAGAYERRTPWLSAIPFFHGGNIMARRWWFFKDGCQGNKRHLGFSFLQPLLEPKDSFPNTVMFQLLRINDMVVLPLPFETTTESGRRISAAVSDTFAAAGEDVKYVWVASNANGYFGYTTTPEEYSRQNYEGGHTLYGQYTTPYLAAQLGTLAQDFLQNGRVQELKPEWRYELKVNHFLPQPVASTGKREWLQLPHEVSAEEANEENYVAVRWLDIGPDQIAFDQRLVRVEHKVGDQWQQLVINGEPVHDDGYDIEVRYLDDGDNGMAEYESRWYNPVAGGEYRFVIEARDNQPRITSAGFTFSDNDREGVALAE; from the coding sequence ATGCGCGTTCTTCTTTCGTTGCTGACGCTTGTCTCGCTGACAGGCTGCGCAGCTACTCAGGAAATCTTTGTCCCCCAGCCTGCTGCTCAAAGTGTTGCTACAGAAAAGTCAGCGACGGCGGGTGCCGTATCGGTCGATATTACGCCGCCGCCAGGTATGCCGATGGGTGGCTATTCGGTGATGGCTAACCGTGGCCAGGGCTTCCGTACCCGTATCAAGGCGCGGGTGGTGTATATCAATGATGGTAAAGGGCAGTCCGTGGCGCTGGTGCAGACCGACCTGACCGCCGCCTCGCTGTTGCTGCAGCATGAAGTGGCCGCACGTGTTGCGGAAAAAACCGGGCTCAAGCCGGGTGATATTGCCATTACGGCTTCCCACAGCCACTCGGCGCCGGTGAATTTCTTTGATAACGATTTTTATAACAAGCATATGTCCAGCGGTCAGTGGCTTGAGCCGGACTTTCTGGAATTTGCCGCAAGCCGTATCAGCGCCGGTATTATTCAGGCTTATGAATCACGCCGTCCGGCTAAAATCGCCACCGGTAAAAAAGACATTTACGGCTATAACCGTAACCGGGCGCTTGATTCTTATGTGCTGAACAGTGATGTGCAGGGAGTGGACCTGGATGATCCGCAGGCTAAGTTTGAAGCCGTTAATCCATCTCTTTATATGGTGCGGGTGGATGTGCGAGATGATGATGGACAATACAAACCACTGGGCGCTTTCTCCAGTTTCTCAGTACATGCCACGGCCCTGAGCGTTCCGGTTGAAGTGTATAACGCCGACCTGTTTGCCTACGCACAGAAAGATCTGGAATGGACAATCCGCTCCCGTTACAAAACGACCTGGCCGGTGGTACATGCTCTGAGCACCGGTACTCAGGGTGATATGGCACCGGCTCTGGAAGAGCATGGTGACAACTACTTCGGCCATTTTGATGTTGACTGGAAAGCTGCGAAAAAACTGGGTCAGGGTATTGGTGCCGAGGCCATCAGCCTGTTCGAATCTCTCGGCTCGCAACTGAGCGGTGATATTCAGCTGGCCAGCGCAGCGCGCGAGCTGAACATCCGCGAACATAACAAAGCCGGTGATGTGGCCATCTGTGAAGACGGTGCGGTAGGTAATACTGTTGCCGCCGGTGCGTATGAACGCCGCACCCCATGGCTGAGCGCAATTCCGTTCTTCCATGGCGGCAATATCATGGCGCGCCGCTGGTGGTTCTTTAAAGACGGTTGTCAGGGTAACAAGCGCCATCTGGGGTTCTCTTTCCTGCAGCCGCTGCTGGAGCCGAAAGACAGCTTCCCGAATACCGTGATGTTCCAGCTGCTGCGCATTAACGACATGGTGGTTCTGCCGCTGCCGTTTGAAACCACGACTGAATCCGGTCGCCGGATTTCGGCCGCCGTCAGTGACACTTTTGCTGCTGCCGGTGAGGACGTGAAATACGTCTGGGTGGCCAGCAATGCCAACGGTTACTTTGGCTACACCACCACGCCGGAAGAATACTCGCGCCAGAACTATGAAGGCGGCCACACACTGTATGGCCAGTACACCACGCCTTATCTGGCAGCACAGCTGGGTACGCTGGCGCAGGACTTTCTGCAGAATGGCCGCGTGCAGGAATTAAAACCGGAATGGCGTTATGAGCTGAAGGTTAATCACTTCCTGCCGCAACCTGTGGCGAGTACCGGCAAGCGTGAATGGCTGCAGCTTCCGCATGAGGTAAGTGCTGAAGAAGCCAATGAAGAAAACTACGTTGCGGTACGCTGGCTGGATATCGGCCCGGATCAGATTGCCTTTGATCAGCGACTGGTTCGCGTTGAGCATAAAGTTGGCGATCAGTGGCAGCAGCTGGTGATTAATGGCGAGCCGGTGCACGATGATGGCTACGATATTGAAGTGCGTTATCTGGATGACGGCGATAACGGCATGGCGGAATACGAAAGCCGCTGGTATAACCCGGTAGCCGGGGGCGAATACCGTTTTGTGATCGAAGCGCGGGATAACCAGCCACGGATAACATCGGCCGGCTTTACTTTCAGTGATAACGACAGAGAAGGCGTAGCCTTAGCTGAATAG
- the murU gene encoding N-acetylmuramate alpha-1-phosphate uridylyltransferase MurU, whose product MKAMILAAGRGTRMAPLTDNCPKPLLPLAGKALIVHHIEKLVTAGITGLVINHAWLGHMLEQQLGDGSAFGAQIQYSPEASALETGGGILQALPLLTATGQEPFLLVNGDVWTDWDYQQALQVSLANDLAHLWLVDNPEHNPAGDFALRDGRVLSGGNIHHDRLTFSGLSVLRPELFDAQEPGAFPLAPLLRRAMDAGRVGGTHLRQRWVDVGTPQRLAELDDYLRTTAL is encoded by the coding sequence ATGAAAGCCATGATTCTCGCCGCCGGTCGCGGGACCCGGATGGCGCCGCTGACCGATAACTGCCCCAAACCGCTGCTGCCGCTGGCGGGTAAAGCGCTGATTGTTCACCACATTGAAAAGCTGGTAACTGCCGGCATTACCGGACTGGTGATCAATCACGCCTGGCTTGGCCATATGCTGGAGCAACAGCTGGGCGATGGCTCGGCCTTTGGTGCACAGATTCAGTATTCGCCGGAGGCCAGTGCGCTGGAAACCGGTGGCGGTATTCTGCAGGCGTTACCCTTATTAACCGCAACAGGGCAGGAGCCGTTTTTGCTGGTTAATGGTGATGTCTGGACCGACTGGGATTACCAGCAGGCGTTGCAGGTTTCACTGGCGAATGATCTGGCGCATTTATGGCTGGTGGATAACCCGGAACATAATCCTGCCGGCGATTTTGCCCTGCGTGATGGCAGGGTTCTGAGTGGCGGGAATATTCATCATGATCGTCTGACCTTCAGTGGTCTGAGTGTGTTGCGGCCAGAATTGTTTGACGCTCAGGAGCCGGGGGCTTTTCCACTGGCACCGTTACTGCGAAGGGCAATGGACGCCGGCCGTGTGGGCGGCACTCATTTGCGTCAGCGCTGGGTGGATGTCGGTACGCCACAGCGGCTGGCAGAACTGGATGATTATCTGCGGACGACGGCTTTATGA
- the trhA gene encoding PAQR family membrane homeostasis protein TrhA — protein MHAVFRDPISGLTHLAGAVFAIVALCILAAQAAMYGGVWHMVSFMIFGATLLLMFASSTVYHMIHASEEVIQWLKRIDHMAIFLLIAGTYTPICLVPLHGSSGWWLFGVVWGLALTGVILKLVWISAPRWFSTVIYVLMGWLVVFVYPLLDQIPAGALEWITYGGLSYTIGAVVYATKWPNPWPKWFGFHEIWHLFVIGGGFCHFWAIAFHLAKVPV, from the coding sequence ATGCATGCTGTTTTCCGTGATCCCATCAGTGGCCTGACCCATCTGGCCGGCGCTGTTTTTGCCATTGTCGCCCTCTGTATTCTCGCCGCTCAGGCTGCCATGTACGGCGGTGTCTGGCATATGGTGTCCTTTATGATTTTTGGTGCCACGCTGCTGCTGATGTTTGCCAGCAGCACGGTGTATCACATGATCCATGCTTCAGAAGAGGTCATTCAGTGGCTGAAGCGCATCGATCATATGGCGATTTTTTTGCTGATTGCCGGCACCTATACACCGATTTGTCTGGTGCCTCTGCACGGCAGCAGCGGCTGGTGGTTGTTTGGCGTGGTCTGGGGACTGGCTCTGACCGGTGTCATTCTTAAACTGGTTTGGATCAGCGCGCCACGCTGGTTCTCCACCGTCATTTATGTGCTGATGGGCTGGCTGGTGGTGTTTGTTTATCCACTGCTCGATCAGATTCCCGCCGGTGCACTGGAATGGATTACCTACGGCGGCCTGAGCTACACCATTGGTGCGGTGGTCTACGCCACCAAATGGCCGAACCCCTGGCCGAAATGGTTTGGCTTCCACGAAATCTGGCATTTATTTGTGATTGGCGGTGGCTTCTGTCATTTCTGGGCCATTGCCTTTCATCTGGCCAAGGTACCAGTCTAA
- a CDS encoding Maf family protein, with protein sequence MKLLLASGSPYRRELLARLRIPFDCASPDIDETPSANESPQDYVARLAYEKARALAAQYPQHWIIGSDQTCVLNNQICGKPGNHDNAVAQLQRANGQRVSFYTGLCLLNSDSGEYYSLTEPFHVHFRNLSDAEIERYVTLEQPYDCAGSFKVEGLGINLFEKLEGRDANSLIGLPLIGLLDLMRKAGLQPLELAQ encoded by the coding sequence ATGAAGCTACTGCTCGCCTCCGGCTCGCCGTACCGCCGTGAACTACTGGCCCGGTTACGGATTCCTTTTGACTGTGCCAGCCCTGATATTGACGAAACACCATCGGCAAACGAATCGCCGCAGGATTATGTCGCCCGCCTGGCGTACGAAAAAGCCCGGGCACTGGCCGCACAATATCCGCAACACTGGATCATTGGCAGCGATCAGACCTGTGTATTAAACAACCAGATCTGCGGCAAGCCCGGTAACCACGACAACGCCGTTGCCCAACTGCAACGCGCCAATGGCCAGCGCGTCAGTTTTTATACCGGTCTGTGCCTGCTTAACAGTGACAGTGGTGAATATTATTCGCTGACAGAGCCTTTCCATGTGCATTTCCGCAATCTCAGCGATGCAGAGATCGAACGTTATGTCACACTCGAGCAGCCTTATGACTGTGCCGGCAGTTTTAAAGTGGAAGGGCTGGGTATTAATTTATTTGAAAAACTGGAAGGTCGTGATGCCAACAGTCTGATCGGACTGCCATTAATCGGACTGTTGGATTTAATGCGCAAGGCCGGACTGCAGCCGCTGGAGCTTGCTCAATAA